The Euleptes europaea isolate rEulEur1 chromosome 2, rEulEur1.hap1, whole genome shotgun sequence genome has a segment encoding these proteins:
- the LOC130473224 gene encoding 60S ribosomal protein L37a-like produces MVAISAVCSCSKMAKKVGIVGKYVTRYGASLRKMVKKIEIKHAKYTCSFCGKTKMRRKAVGIWHCGSCMKTVAGGAWTYNTTSAVTVKSFIRRLKELKDQ; encoded by the coding sequence atgGTAGCTATTTCTGCAGTCTGTAGCTGTAGCAAGATGGCCAAGAAAGTTGGCATTGTGGGTAAATATGTTACCCGATATGGAGCTTCCCTGAGGAAGATGGTGAAGAAGATTGAAATTAAACATGCCAAATATACCTGCTCCTTCTGTGGCAAGACCAAAATGAGGAGGAAAGCTGTGGGTATCTGGCATTGTGGATCTTGCATGAAAACAGTGGCTGGTGGTGCCTGGACATACAACACTACTTCAGCGGTGACAGTGAAATCTTTCATCCGAAGACTGAAGGAGTTAAAAGACCAGTAG